One region of Salinirubrum litoreum genomic DNA includes:
- the pstA gene encoding phosphate ABC transporter permease PstA gives MSDAYAADTDAQLVDAESNVYDRGLDGAIALSVVGFALALLTLVELVPLDATGSTLTGGLGAILAVTVGAVGTVGLASYTNVVPVTSQRVRGIALGLVVTTLGLTLLGVVLPVSLATLLGLVLLIEAVAIAAAGVVSRFGNVGTSPSSSAGLFAGVAFGVIGVVLGSILGGWLLGFGTVLWPVVGLGVGAVLLVGTVVPREDLGSTLPAALVVGVTGLLIAGNVVGVGWQWNPSNISGGFTGNAVVPILVLFGSIFSAWAAAKCRAGFGAVGREYGAFLVINLNALLMVAVMVAIVVFVTMKGVGYAFHGFSIGAVSALVLLAPALLLAVTTARRPAGSAEWHSGARLLFRVLPLAVVGGLAALVASVLVTGSPLRYDFTYDVLVNRQLEPLDTSIGVTPEATVGALVLVAPMVLVTVYFFRRYGNLRSVGTSVALAERVRGVLPPLVAGVLALTGLFVILGPSPFGLPVGGTLGLAVVVAGAVGAAALSLAPLAGILTSDAEGGLPAKATDRAPLFTLGVFGGLALLTAVLFLEPAAAITPGTGLTDPVPMVAVVGAVASGATALLTGVARRDAEASITRRLLTEETRLALVGTAGFLTLLGLHVAATGQQFDLLALTVANEGTFSWPMTQEAYIPLGTEPGGIMPAVVGTVWLVVGATTFALPLGVGAAIFLTEYAEQGRFTALVEIATNALWSTPSIVFGLFGAAFLIPRLGGDESMLAGMLVLGFMLLPLVLITSREAIKAVPDEYRDASAALGVNQWTTIRSVVLPAAMPGVITGVILGVGRIAGETAPLILVLGSTLNSTEAIDVIGGFEFVAQPPFIANDALLSASASLPTQVWAVIAAGVSGSPSMGWATAFILLMVVLTFYAVGITARTYFRRKLNYE, from the coding sequence ATGAGCGACGCCTACGCCGCAGACACCGACGCACAACTCGTCGACGCAGAGTCGAACGTCTACGACCGGGGACTCGACGGCGCGATCGCGCTGAGCGTCGTCGGCTTCGCGCTCGCACTCCTCACGCTGGTCGAACTCGTGCCGCTGGACGCGACCGGCAGCACGCTCACCGGGGGTCTCGGTGCGATTCTCGCGGTCACGGTCGGCGCGGTCGGCACGGTCGGTCTCGCCTCCTACACGAACGTCGTCCCGGTCACCTCACAGCGCGTGCGCGGCATCGCACTCGGACTGGTGGTCACCACGCTCGGGTTGACCCTGCTCGGGGTCGTCTTGCCAGTCTCGCTCGCGACACTGCTCGGCCTCGTTCTGCTGATCGAGGCGGTCGCGATCGCGGCGGCCGGCGTCGTCTCCCGGTTCGGGAACGTCGGGACAAGTCCGAGTTCGAGTGCGGGCCTGTTCGCCGGCGTCGCCTTCGGCGTCATCGGCGTCGTCCTCGGGAGCATCCTCGGCGGGTGGTTGCTGGGCTTCGGCACGGTGCTGTGGCCGGTCGTCGGTCTCGGCGTCGGCGCGGTCCTGCTCGTCGGGACCGTCGTCCCGCGTGAGGACCTCGGCTCGACGCTGCCCGCCGCACTCGTCGTCGGCGTCACCGGCCTGCTGATCGCCGGCAACGTCGTCGGCGTCGGCTGGCAGTGGAACCCGTCGAACATCTCCGGCGGCTTCACCGGCAACGCGGTCGTCCCCATCCTCGTGCTGTTCGGCAGCATCTTCTCGGCGTGGGCCGCCGCGAAGTGTCGGGCGGGCTTCGGCGCGGTCGGCAGGGAGTACGGGGCCTTCCTCGTCATCAACCTCAACGCCCTCCTGATGGTCGCGGTGATGGTCGCTATCGTCGTCTTCGTGACGATGAAAGGGGTCGGCTACGCCTTCCACGGCTTCAGCATCGGGGCGGTCTCCGCGCTGGTGTTGCTCGCGCCCGCACTCCTCCTCGCGGTCACCACCGCGAGGCGGCCCGCCGGCAGCGCCGAGTGGCACTCGGGGGCGCGCCTCCTGTTCCGCGTCCTCCCGCTGGCGGTCGTCGGCGGACTCGCGGCACTGGTCGCGTCGGTGCTCGTCACCGGGAGTCCGCTCCGGTACGACTTCACCTACGACGTACTCGTCAACCGACAGCTCGAACCGCTCGACACGAGCATCGGCGTCACACCCGAAGCGACCGTCGGCGCACTGGTCCTCGTCGCGCCGATGGTACTGGTGACGGTGTACTTCTTCCGGCGGTACGGCAACCTCCGGAGCGTCGGCACGTCCGTCGCGCTCGCAGAGCGCGTCCGGGGTGTGCTGCCGCCGCTCGTCGCCGGCGTCCTCGCGCTGACGGGGTTGTTCGTGATCCTCGGTCCGTCGCCGTTCGGCCTCCCGGTCGGCGGGACGCTCGGACTGGCGGTCGTCGTCGCCGGTGCGGTCGGCGCGGCCGCGCTGTCGCTCGCGCCGCTCGCCGGCATCCTGACCAGCGACGCCGAGGGCGGCCTTCCCGCGAAGGCGACCGACCGCGCACCGCTGTTCACGCTCGGCGTCTTCGGCGGTCTCGCTCTGCTGACGGCGGTGCTGTTCCTCGAACCGGCGGCGGCGATCACGCCCGGCACCGGACTCACCGATCCGGTGCCGATGGTCGCGGTCGTCGGGGCGGTCGCCTCGGGTGCGACTGCGCTCCTGACCGGGGTCGCCCGGCGTGACGCCGAGGCGTCGATCACCCGCCGACTGCTGACCGAGGAGACGCGCCTGGCGCTCGTCGGTACGGCCGGCTTCCTCACGCTGCTCGGCCTGCACGTCGCCGCGACCGGCCAACAGTTCGACCTGCTGGCGCTGACGGTCGCCAACGAGGGGACGTTCTCGTGGCCGATGACACAGGAGGCGTACATCCCGCTCGGCACGGAACCCGGCGGGATCATGCCGGCCGTGGTCGGCACGGTCTGGCTGGTCGTCGGCGCGACGACCTTCGCGCTCCCGCTGGGCGTCGGTGCGGCCATCTTCCTCACCGAGTACGCCGAGCAGGGCCGGTTCACCGCGCTGGTCGAGATCGCGACGAACGCGCTGTGGTCGACCCCGAGTATCGTCTTCGGCCTGTTCGGCGCGGCGTTCCTCATCCCACGGCTGGGCGGCGACGAGTCGATGCTGGCCGGGATGCTCGTTCTCGGCTTCATGCTCCTGCCGCTGGTGTTGATCACCTCTCGCGAAGCGATTAAGGCGGTGCCGGACGAGTACCGAGACGCGAGCGCGGCGCTCGGAGTCAACCAATGGACAACGATTCGCAGTGTCGTCTTGCCGGCCGCGATGCCCGGTGTCATCACCGGGGTCATCCTCGGGGTCGGCCGCATCGCCGGCGAGACGGCACCCCTGATCCTCGTGCTCGGCTCGACGCTGAACTCCACCGAGGCGATCGACGTGATCGGCGGCTTCGAGTTCGTCGCACAACCACCCTTCATCGCGAACGACGCTCTCTTGAGCGCCTCGGCCTCCCTGCCGACGCAGGTCTGGGCAGTCATCGCGGCCGGGGTCAGTGGCTCGCCCTCGATGGGGTGGGCGACGGCGTTCATCCTGCTGATGGTGGTGTTGACGTTCTACGCGGTCGGTATCACTGCGCGGACCTACTTCCGGAGGAAACTGAACTATGAGTGA